The Corynebacterium camporealensis genome contains a region encoding:
- the cas9 gene encoding type II CRISPR RNA-guided endonuclease Cas9 (Cas9, originally named Csn1, is the large, multifunctional signature protein of type II CRISPR/Cas systems. It is well known even to general audiences because its RNA-guided endonuclease activity has made it a popular tool for custom editing of eukaryotic genomes.): MQKNYRVGIDVGTHSIGFAAIEVDDHDRPIHILSAMSLIHDSGLDPDSNKRALTRLAESGVARRTRRLYRRRRKRMVRLEKFLQHQGWETKPFEDYSDPYIPWNARVALVNGYIEDDQQRGEYLSIALRHIANHRGWRNPYWKTRSLYSPEGPSDAFETIRKDLEKRAGRPVPKDITVGQLITFARIGTDRIRGEAQNKKTGHNNPAILSARLHQLDHAREINEIAKVQKLDDDLRKHIIDLVFAAESPKGAQLGRVGKDPLQPGKDRALKATDAFQRYRIAALTGNLRIRGTQGNDRLTREQRQLIFDHLVNLPHTEEPSWLNIAEILGIDRGDLLGTATMTDDGERAGSKPPVHDTNRAILSSKVKPLVHWWKAANFDEQKAMLKSLSNAEVDDFDSPAGASVQAFFADLDEKQHDKLDSLHLPMGRAAYSEDTLVRLTERMLNNNQDLYEARLAEFNIAKDWTPPKPRIGEPVGNPAVDRVLKATARWLEAAHKEWGAPKSIIIEHVRDGFISEAKAREIDRDNNRRAQRNRELFGKMQSKLGIEGKPRSADLWRFQSVQRQNCCCAYCGDTITFQNCEMDHIVPRAGEGSTNTRDNLVAVCHRCNLAKKNIPFAVWAKNANIPGVSLKEALNRTRHWVEDTGMSSKDFQRFVSNVRARLKRTSVDEPLDNRSIESVAWMANELRSRVAQHFGEYGTKVGVYRGELTAEARNAAGIRRKLRFIDGTGKSRLDRRHHAVDAAVICFTQNYVAEVLAKRSSMRRAAQLNREPEQWREFTGSTDAHRAAWNAWVNKMHLLANLLQTALDEDRIVVTSNLRLRLGNGRAHEDTIGELKKIRVGDAISVTDIDRASTEALWCALTRDPDFDPKEGLPENPHRRIRIHGTWYDADDHIEVFPVGAGAIKVRGGYAELSRFHHARVYKITSGKKPTYAMLRVYTTDLTAYRNEDLFSVEIKPQTMSMRQAEPKLRKAIAEGQAEYLGWIVIDDELLIDTSSFNSGQIAEMQAEFGMVRRWRLDGFVSPSKLRLRPLQMSGEGLAPGASAGSRKIVDQPGWRPAVNKLLSAGNVTIIRRNSLGQVRLNSNAHLPTTWKVD; encoded by the coding sequence ATGCAGAAGAACTACCGCGTCGGTATCGACGTAGGCACCCACTCCATCGGATTCGCCGCGATTGAGGTCGACGATCACGATCGTCCGATCCACATCCTCTCCGCAATGTCCCTCATCCACGACTCCGGTCTGGATCCGGATAGTAACAAGCGCGCTCTCACTCGACTCGCCGAATCCGGTGTCGCACGTCGCACGCGCCGCCTCTACCGCCGCCGTCGCAAGCGCATGGTTCGCCTAGAGAAGTTCCTGCAGCACCAGGGATGGGAAACCAAACCCTTTGAGGATTACTCTGACCCCTATATCCCGTGGAACGCACGGGTTGCTTTGGTCAATGGTTATATCGAGGATGATCAACAACGCGGTGAGTACCTTTCAATTGCTCTTCGACACATCGCTAACCACCGCGGTTGGCGCAACCCCTACTGGAAGACTCGTAGCCTTTACAGTCCCGAAGGCCCAAGTGATGCCTTTGAAACCATCCGTAAGGATCTAGAAAAGCGTGCCGGCCGCCCAGTCCCCAAGGACATCACCGTTGGACAACTCATTACTTTCGCTCGCATCGGTACTGACCGAATTCGCGGCGAAGCACAAAATAAGAAGACCGGACACAATAACCCTGCAATCCTCTCTGCCCGGCTGCATCAGCTAGACCACGCACGCGAAATTAACGAGATCGCAAAGGTGCAAAAGCTTGACGACGATCTTCGCAAGCACATTATCGACCTCGTATTTGCCGCTGAATCGCCCAAAGGAGCCCAACTTGGTCGCGTCGGTAAAGATCCCCTTCAACCAGGTAAAGATCGTGCACTCAAGGCAACCGATGCCTTCCAGCGCTACCGTATCGCAGCACTGACTGGAAACCTACGCATTCGCGGCACTCAAGGGAACGACCGACTTACTCGAGAACAACGCCAACTAATCTTCGACCACCTGGTTAATCTTCCCCACACCGAAGAACCTTCCTGGCTCAACATTGCTGAGATTCTAGGAATCGACAGGGGTGATCTACTTGGCACTGCAACCATGACTGACGACGGTGAACGGGCCGGCAGTAAGCCACCAGTGCACGACACTAATCGTGCGATCCTCAGTTCCAAGGTCAAACCACTGGTTCATTGGTGGAAGGCTGCTAACTTCGACGAACAAAAAGCCATGCTTAAGTCCCTTTCCAACGCAGAAGTCGATGACTTCGACTCTCCAGCGGGTGCCAGCGTGCAGGCTTTCTTCGCCGACCTCGATGAGAAGCAGCACGACAAGCTTGATTCACTGCACCTCCCCATGGGCCGTGCTGCTTACAGCGAGGACACGTTAGTTCGGCTCACCGAAAGGATGCTGAACAACAACCAGGATCTCTACGAAGCTCGCCTGGCCGAATTCAACATCGCCAAAGACTGGACACCACCCAAACCGCGTATCGGCGAGCCCGTAGGAAATCCCGCTGTCGACCGCGTCCTCAAGGCAACCGCACGTTGGCTCGAAGCAGCGCACAAAGAGTGGGGTGCTCCAAAGAGCATCATCATTGAGCACGTTCGTGACGGTTTTATCAGTGAAGCGAAGGCTCGCGAAATCGACCGTGACAACAACCGCCGCGCTCAGCGCAACCGTGAACTGTTCGGAAAGATGCAAAGCAAACTCGGTATCGAGGGCAAACCACGCTCAGCCGATCTCTGGCGCTTCCAGTCCGTCCAGCGACAGAACTGTTGCTGTGCTTACTGTGGAGACACCATCACCTTCCAGAATTGCGAGATGGACCATATCGTCCCTCGTGCCGGCGAAGGCTCAACGAACACCCGCGACAATCTGGTCGCTGTTTGCCACCGTTGCAACCTGGCAAAGAAGAACATCCCCTTCGCGGTGTGGGCCAAGAATGCCAACATCCCTGGTGTCAGTTTGAAAGAAGCACTGAATCGCACCCGCCACTGGGTTGAAGATACCGGTATGTCATCCAAGGATTTCCAACGCTTTGTCAGCAACGTCCGTGCACGTCTGAAGCGCACCAGTGTCGACGAACCACTCGATAATCGTTCTATCGAATCCGTAGCCTGGATGGCCAACGAGCTACGCAGCCGCGTCGCGCAACACTTTGGTGAATACGGAACCAAAGTCGGCGTTTACCGTGGTGAGCTAACCGCCGAAGCACGAAACGCCGCTGGAATTAGACGCAAGCTTCGTTTCATCGATGGCACTGGCAAATCACGCCTCGACCGTCGCCACCATGCAGTCGACGCTGCTGTCATCTGCTTTACCCAAAACTACGTTGCTGAAGTCCTCGCCAAACGCTCTAGTATGCGCCGCGCCGCACAGCTTAACCGTGAGCCGGAGCAATGGCGTGAGTTCACCGGCAGCACCGATGCGCACCGCGCTGCATGGAATGCATGGGTCAACAAGATGCACCTCCTTGCTAACCTTTTGCAAACTGCCCTTGATGAAGACCGCATCGTGGTTACCTCAAACCTTCGCCTTCGTCTGGGGAATGGTCGTGCCCACGAAGACACCATTGGTGAGCTAAAGAAAATTCGTGTTGGCGACGCTATCTCTGTCACTGACATCGATCGTGCCTCCACCGAAGCACTATGGTGCGCTCTCACCCGCGATCCCGACTTCGATCCAAAGGAGGGGCTGCCTGAAAACCCTCACCGCCGCATCCGCATTCATGGCACCTGGTATGACGCCGACGACCACATCGAGGTATTCCCCGTCGGCGCCGGCGCGATCAAGGTACGTGGTGGTTACGCCGAACTCAGCCGTTTCCACCACGCCAGGGTCTACAAGATCACCTCAGGCAAAAAGCCAACCTACGCAATGCTCCGCGTCTACACCACAGATCTCACTGCATACCGCAATGAAGACCTCTTCAGCGTAGAAATCAAGCCCCAGACCATGTCGATGCGCCAAGCAGAACCAAAGCTGCGCAAAGCAATCGCGGAAGGACAAGCCGAATACCTTGGCTGGATTGTCATCGACGACGAACTACTCATCGACACATCTTCATTTAACTCTGGACAGATTGCCGAGATGCAAGCTGAATTTGGCATGGTGAGGCGTTGGAGGCTCGATGGCTTCGTTTCTCCCTCAAAGTTGAGACTACGACCTCTCCAGATGAGTGGAGAAGGACTAGCCCCTGGGGCCAGCGCGGGTTCAAGAAAGATTGTTGACCAGCCCGGCTGGCGTCCCGCCGTTAATAAGCTGTTAAGTGCGGGTAACGTCACCATAATTCGACGAAATTCCCTCGGCCAGGTTCGCTTGAATAGTAATGCTCACTTACCCACCACGTGGAAGGTGGACTAG
- a CDS encoding PTS ascorbate transporter subunit IIC, protein MDIVVAIANFLVNQILSVPAFLIGIITAVGLAALGRGVGQVLGGAIKATLGFLLINAGAGLVTASLDPLGAMIQGATGAQGVVPTNEAIVGIAQEQFGSQVAWVMILGFVVSLLLARFTPMSYVFLTGHHVLFMATMLVMVMAPAGYASGIVVGFGAVLLGILMVSLPAIAHPWTRRVTGDDSVAIGHFGTAGYVAAGAVGKLVGGKGDKMSRSTEDLKLPEGLRFLRDSMVATALSMALMYVVLAILFIARAGTEEAFTAFEGGADNVGDYIMQSVTQGLQFGVAVAVILFGVRTILGELVPAFQGIAAKVVPGAIPALDAPIVFPYAQNAVLIGFITSFAGGLVGLAVLSLWLNPAFGVALILPGLVPHFFTGGAAGVYGNATGGRRGAAFGGFANGLLITFLPAFLLGVLGSFGSANTTFGDADFGWFGMLIGFASRADGFVGLILIALVGLAVLALGWISQVKLVNTHWDPTPYRGETDGNGVEADPNGDSKEVAAVGPGVSTKTRAYPKVLPPEGAPLPPEKLQ, encoded by the coding sequence ATGGATATCGTTGTTGCAATAGCCAATTTCTTGGTTAATCAAATTCTTTCTGTACCGGCATTTTTGATCGGTATTATCACCGCCGTTGGCCTCGCAGCGCTGGGGCGTGGCGTTGGTCAGGTACTCGGCGGTGCCATCAAAGCAACCCTGGGCTTCTTGCTCATCAACGCCGGCGCTGGCCTGGTAACGGCTTCGTTGGATCCGTTGGGTGCGATGATTCAGGGCGCAACCGGCGCACAAGGTGTGGTGCCGACTAACGAGGCAATCGTCGGTATTGCTCAAGAACAGTTCGGCAGCCAGGTCGCCTGGGTGATGATTCTGGGCTTCGTGGTCTCGTTGCTGCTGGCTCGCTTTACCCCAATGAGCTACGTCTTCCTTACTGGTCACCACGTGCTGTTTATGGCGACCATGCTGGTGATGGTCATGGCTCCTGCGGGCTATGCCTCCGGCATAGTGGTCGGCTTCGGTGCTGTGCTGCTAGGCATTTTGATGGTTTCGCTTCCCGCAATCGCACACCCGTGGACGCGGCGTGTCACGGGCGATGACTCCGTGGCTATCGGCCACTTTGGCACCGCAGGCTACGTGGCAGCAGGTGCCGTGGGCAAGCTCGTCGGCGGCAAAGGCGATAAGATGTCTCGCTCGACTGAAGACCTCAAACTTCCTGAGGGGCTGCGCTTCTTGCGTGACTCCATGGTTGCCACCGCGCTGTCGATGGCGCTGATGTACGTCGTGTTGGCAATTCTGTTTATCGCTCGTGCTGGTACTGAAGAAGCCTTCACCGCATTCGAAGGCGGTGCTGACAACGTCGGCGATTACATCATGCAGTCGGTTACCCAGGGCCTACAGTTCGGTGTTGCCGTCGCTGTGATTCTTTTCGGTGTACGCACCATCCTCGGTGAGCTCGTCCCTGCGTTCCAGGGCATCGCCGCCAAGGTCGTTCCTGGCGCTATCCCGGCCCTGGACGCACCAATCGTGTTCCCGTATGCGCAAAACGCTGTGCTCATCGGCTTCATCACGTCGTTTGCCGGTGGCTTGGTCGGCCTGGCAGTCCTCTCGCTCTGGCTCAACCCGGCCTTTGGCGTGGCACTCATTCTGCCTGGCCTTGTCCCGCACTTCTTTACCGGTGGCGCCGCCGGTGTCTACGGCAACGCCACCGGTGGCCGTCGTGGTGCTGCCTTCGGAGGTTTCGCCAACGGCCTGCTGATTACCTTCCTCCCAGCATTCCTGCTCGGCGTGCTGGGCTCCTTCGGCAGCGCGAACACCACCTTCGGTGATGCGGACTTCGGCTGGTTCGGCATGCTCATCGGCTTCGCCTCGCGTGCCGATGGCTTCGTCGGCCTCATCCTCATCGCCCTGGTCGGCCTTGCCGTGCTCGCACTCGGCTGGATCAGCCAGGTCAAACTCGTCAATACCCATTGGGATCCCACCCCATACCGCGGCGAAACCGACGGTAATGGGGTCGAAGCTGACCCTAACGGCGACTCCAAAGAAGTAGCTGCTGTAGGCCCAGGCGTTTCCACCAAGACTCGCGCGTACCCGAAGGTGTTGCCACCTGAGGGCGCCCCGTTACCGCCGGAGAAGTTGCAGTAG
- the cas1 gene encoding type II CRISPR-associated endonuclease Cas1: protein MHPGWRVVDFSDFNGQLRYSRGQLLVEPESSPKTVLPLSQIAVVLVGTKTTLSGALLQKFSEYDIAVLVCDWRRIPIAGALPWNNHSRIGARHKAQAELSVPKNKQAWARIIKAKIYGQAKVLHSTNYSPKSDELFELSRSVRSGDPDNKEGLAARKYWSAISGSISFHRLPGTGADTWNSALDYGYTLLRGYGMRACTSAGLSGALGLFHKERSNAFALVDDLMEPFRPMVDQIVFNSIEPNGDFDRPDKQLLSTGLDGAFSKDGRTLSTVFNDFAQHYGNYVEGRVKDLNVPRWEGSIDAIEGL, encoded by the coding sequence ATGCATCCCGGATGGCGTGTAGTTGATTTCTCTGATTTCAATGGCCAGCTTCGATATTCTCGTGGTCAACTCCTCGTTGAGCCTGAAAGCTCCCCTAAAACTGTGCTACCTCTAAGTCAAATCGCAGTCGTCTTGGTAGGGACTAAAACGACGCTGAGCGGCGCGCTTCTGCAAAAATTCAGCGAGTATGACATAGCTGTACTCGTCTGCGATTGGCGGCGCATTCCTATAGCCGGTGCGCTTCCCTGGAATAATCACTCGAGAATTGGTGCTCGTCACAAGGCCCAAGCTGAACTATCAGTACCTAAGAATAAACAAGCCTGGGCCCGAATCATTAAAGCCAAAATCTACGGTCAAGCTAAGGTACTACACTCAACAAATTATTCACCCAAATCTGATGAGTTATTTGAGCTAAGTAGGAGCGTACGATCCGGTGACCCAGACAACAAAGAAGGCTTAGCGGCAAGAAAGTACTGGAGTGCTATTAGCGGTAGCATCTCATTTCACCGTTTACCTGGTACAGGAGCTGACACCTGGAATTCCGCTTTAGACTACGGATACACGCTTCTCCGCGGATACGGTATGCGCGCGTGCACCTCAGCTGGACTTTCTGGTGCGCTTGGTTTGTTTCACAAGGAACGAAGCAATGCTTTTGCTCTTGTAGACGATCTCATGGAGCCGTTCCGCCCAATGGTCGATCAAATTGTCTTCAACTCAATCGAGCCTAATGGGGATTTTGATCGTCCTGACAAACAACTACTTAGTACAGGCCTTGATGGTGCCTTCTCCAAAGACGGGCGCACGCTTTCAACTGTATTCAACGATTTTGCTCAGCACTACGGGAATTATGTTGAAGGAAGAGTAAAAGACCTGAACGTTCCTAGATGGGAAGGCAGCATCGATGCCATCGAAGGACTCTGA
- the cas2 gene encoding CRISPR-associated endonuclease Cas2, with product MPSKDSEPMWCVVMFDLPVQSKVQTREANRFRNRLLDLGFCRAQFSVYVQYFPLASRIATTVKSIKGNIPLGGDIRIVTITDHQWSKALRFSNSKPSDVEEKPSQLTIF from the coding sequence ATGCCATCGAAGGACTCTGAGCCCATGTGGTGCGTGGTGATGTTTGACTTGCCAGTCCAGTCCAAAGTCCAAACTCGTGAAGCAAACCGTTTCCGGAACCGTCTTCTGGATCTAGGTTTTTGCCGCGCTCAATTTAGCGTCTATGTTCAGTATTTCCCTTTAGCGTCCCGTATTGCCACCACTGTTAAGAGCATCAAAGGAAATATTCCCCTCGGAGGAGACATCCGAATTGTGACCATTACCGATCACCAATGGTCGAAGGCACTTCGTTTTTCTAACTCCAAACCTTCAGATGTCGAAGAAAAGCCCTCCCAGCTAACAATTTTCTAG